From the genome of Chloroflexota bacterium:
CCACACATGTCGTGGGGTTATCAACAAGATAAGCGGGGACGCCTAATTCTTTAGTCAGCAATTTGTCGATACCGCGAAGCAGGGATGCGCCGCCGCACAGGGCGATACCGCGATCAATGATGTCGGATACAAGCTCGGGTGGGGTTTTTTCGAGTACACGCCGGGCCGTCTCAACAACATTACTCAACACATCCTGTAGGGCTTCAACAATTTCACCGGTAGTAAGCGTCAGCGGGCGCGGCAAGCCTGTAACCTGGTCTTGGCCCTGTATCTCGATGCTTCTTTCTTCATCCTGCGGGACGGCTGCACCAATTTCCATTTTGATGCGTTCGGCTGTTGGCTGTGCAATCACCAAACCAAATTTGCGGCGGATATAGGTCATAATCGCATCGTCCAATTGCAACCCACCCATCCGAACGGTCTCCGCTGAAACAATCCCATAGGTAGCCATAACGGCGGCCTGGGTTGCACCACCGCCCAGACAAATGATCATATTCCCGGTGGGTGTGTGGAATGGTAAATCGACCCCCAAAGCTGCCGCCATAGGTTGATAGATCAAAAAGACATCACGTTTGACCGCTTCCAGCGCGGCTTCATGCACGGCACGACGCTCAACGCTGGTGACACCATAGGGGACGGACATCATCACCCGCGGACGAAAGATACGCGCTGGACTGCTCACTTTGCGGATAAGGTATTCCAATAGCTTCTCGGAAACTTCGTAATCCGCGATAACGGCATTCTTCAACGGATAGGCCACCTCCAGGGTATCAGGAACACGCCCATACATATCCTGAGCTTCCTGCCCCAGGGAGACAATTTTCAGTTCATCAACCGCAATCGCAACAACTGTGGGCTCCTGAAGAATAACCTGTCCATCTTCTGCAATACGCGTCCAAATCGTACCCAGGTCAATTCCAATGTCTTTTGAGAAAAGGGCCATCAGGCACTAACCCCGATCTTCCAGCATGGAAGGCACATCCGCACGGCGTCCCTGACGGTAGCGGCGCACAGCATCCAAACGGAGGTTGGAACGCCGCAAAGCTGCTTCCATTCGCAAGAAAGAATCGGAATCGGGCGGAGGCCCTTCGGCGAGGATTTTTTCGGCGCGCTGACGAGCGGCCTCAGCACGCGCAACATCAATCTCGCGCACATTTTCAGCCCGATCTGCCAGCACTGTGATAATTTTGGGTTGAACTTCCACTACCCCGCCAGCGACTGTAAAAATCTCTTCCGCGTTCTGTTGGCGCACCTTGATAACGCCAAAAGACAGCGTCGATAACAGCGGCGCGTGGTTCGGGAGTATGCCCATCTCACCTTCTGTGCCTGGCAAAAGCACCGAATCGGCATCACCTTCAAAAATCAAACGGTCTTGAGAAACGATCTCACAACGAATAGGCATTGTTCCCTTCGCTTATGCAGCCAATTGCTTGGCGCTTTCTACAACATCGTCAATGGTTCCGGCAAACATGAAAGCATCTTCGGGGATGTCGTCGTGCTTTCCGTCCAAAATCTCACGGAAACCGCGTACAGTCTCTCGAATGGGAACATACTTACCCGGCATATTGGTAAATTGTTCGGCAACATAGAAAGGCTGCGAGAAGAAACGCTCCACTTTACGGGCACGGGAAACAATCAGCTTATCATCTTCGCTGAGTTCATCAATACCCAGAATGGCGATAATATCTTGCAGGTCTTTGTAGCGTTGCAAAACCGCCTGGACTTCGCGGGCAGTTCGATAGTGCTCATCACCCACAATCAAGGGGTCGAGAATACGTGAGGTAGAGGCCAACGGATCAACAGCCGGATAAATGCCCTTCTCAGAAATGGAGCGTTCAAGCGCAATGGTTGCATCGAGGTGGGTAAAGGTAGCAACCGGAGCAGGATCCGAATAGTCATCAGCGGGAACATAAACCGCCTGCATCGATGTGATCGAGCCTGTACGAGTAGATGTGATGCGTTCCTGTAGTTCGCCCATCTCGGTAGACAAGGTCGGCTGATACCCAACCGCGGAAGGCATACGCCCCAGGAGCGCCGAGACTTCAGACCCCGACATACTGAAGCGGAAAATATTATCAATAAATAATAGCACGTCACGGCCCTGATCACGGAAGTATTCGGCCATTGATAAAGCGCTCAAGGCCACGCGCAAACGCACCCCAGGAGGTTCATTCATTTGCCCGTAAACCATAACGGTGTCTTTCATAACACCCGATTCGATCATCTCGCGATAAAGCTGGGTGCCTTCACGAGTGCGCTCGCCTACGCCAGCAAACACAGAGTTGCCCTCGTGTTCCATCGCCACCGAACGTATTAACTCCATAATCACAACGGTTTTGCCAACGCCTGCACCGCCAAAAATGCCAGTTTTACCGCCTTTGGTAAAGGGAGCAATCAGGTCAATTACTTTTACACCCGTTTCAAAAATATCCACCTGCGTAGATTGATCTTCAAATAGCGGGGCAGCCCGGTGAATGGGGTAGTACTCTTCTGCCTCTACAGGGCTACCCCCATCAACGGGGCGTCCCAAAACATTAAATATGCGTCCAAGCGTTGGCAGGCCTACGGGAACCTTAATGGGCGC
Proteins encoded in this window:
- a CDS encoding rod shape-determining protein, producing MALFSKDIGIDLGTIWTRIAEDGQVILQEPTVVAIAVDELKIVSLGQEAQDMYGRVPDTLEVAYPLKNAVIADYEVSEKLLEYLIRKVSSPARIFRPRVMMSVPYGVTSVERRAVHEAALEAVKRDVFLIYQPMAAALGVDLPFHTPTGNMIICLGGGATQAAVMATYGIVSAETVRMGGLQLDDAIMTYIRRKFGLVIAQPTAERIKMEIGAAVPQDEERSIEIQGQDQVTGLPRPLTLTTGEIVEALQDVLSNVVETARRVLEKTPPELVSDIIDRGIALCGGASLLRGIDKLLTKELGVPAYLVDNPTTCVAEGTSLSLQPSVYAKIKRNLPPV
- the atpC gene encoding ATP synthase F1 subunit epsilon; its protein translation is MPIRCEIVSQDRLIFEGDADSVLLPGTEGEMGILPNHAPLLSTLSFGVIKVRQQNAEEIFTVAGGVVEVQPKIITVLADRAENVREIDVARAEAARQRAEKILAEGPPPDSDSFLRMEAALRRSNLRLDAVRRYRQGRRADVPSMLEDRG
- the atpD gene encoding F0F1 ATP synthase subunit beta, giving the protein MAKATGRIIQIQGGVVDVEFAAGQLPGLFDALEIPQGEGYPQVLEVQKHLGNNWVRCVAMDTTEGLQRGTEVHSTGAPIKVPVGLPTLGRIFNVLGRPVDGGSPVEAEEYYPIHRAAPLFEDQSTQVDIFETGVKVIDLIAPFTKGGKTGIFGGAGVGKTVVIMELIRSVAMEHEGNSVFAGVGERTREGTQLYREMIESGVMKDTVMVYGQMNEPPGVRLRVALSALSMAEYFRDQGRDVLLFIDNIFRFSMSGSEVSALLGRMPSAVGYQPTLSTEMGELQERITSTRTGSITSMQAVYVPADDYSDPAPVATFTHLDATIALERSISEKGIYPAVDPLASTSRILDPLIVGDEHYRTAREVQAVLQRYKDLQDIIAILGIDELSEDDKLIVSRARKVERFFSQPFYVAEQFTNMPGKYVPIRETVRGFREILDGKHDDIPEDAFMFAGTIDDVVESAKQLAA